Proteins found in one Terriglobia bacterium genomic segment:
- a CDS encoding NAD(P)H-hydrate dehydratase, producing MKITTADEMRTIDRLSTEKYHVPSLGLMENAGTAVAQVVHLMYPNLGRIAVVCGKGNNGGDGFVAARKLHQQGRVVEVLLCGSPEELKGDAANMFARLPVKPVILRTPADIQAEMDRGLGHAELIIDAVLGTGVKPPVTGMAEAAIRAINFMRAPVVAVDLPSGAPSDIFGGYYGLYSRANVMVTFTAPRPAHIFGLLTSGPLFVAQIGSPEEAVQSALKLEVISPLDVARLLVPRPLDAAKGQFGRVLVLGGSIGKAGAAGMAGLATLRAGAGLATVAIPGSVLSTVAMVAPEIMTEPLAETIEGTISLKALENQRLEKLLEYKTAVAIGPGISINQETVQFVRAAVHKINIPIVLDADGLNAFAGALDKLDGSKRPLILTPHSGEMSRLMGVPREDIEKARIDAARKFAAARKLIVVLKGHPTVVALPDGTCFANPTGNPAMATAGSGDILTGLILGMLSQFPEKVVESVCAAVYLHGLAGDVARDALGEQSVIATDLIRYLPEAIRRAKAWAEQKVLRVY from the coding sequence ATGAAAATCACTACCGCGGACGAGATGCGCACGATCGACCGGTTGAGCACGGAAAAGTATCACGTGCCATCGCTCGGACTGATGGAGAACGCCGGAACTGCCGTTGCGCAGGTCGTGCACCTCATGTATCCGAACCTGGGTCGCATCGCGGTCGTCTGCGGCAAAGGCAACAACGGTGGCGACGGCTTCGTCGCAGCCCGCAAACTGCACCAGCAGGGACGCGTTGTCGAAGTGCTCCTATGCGGATCTCCGGAAGAACTCAAGGGCGACGCCGCGAACATGTTCGCCCGTCTGCCGGTGAAGCCCGTTATTCTGCGTACACCTGCCGATATCCAGGCCGAGATGGATCGTGGCCTTGGTCACGCAGAACTGATTATCGATGCGGTGCTGGGCACAGGCGTGAAGCCGCCGGTCACAGGCATGGCCGAAGCCGCCATCCGCGCCATCAATTTCATGCGCGCGCCAGTGGTTGCAGTTGATCTCCCTTCCGGTGCGCCTTCCGACATCTTCGGCGGCTACTACGGCCTCTATTCGCGCGCCAACGTAATGGTAACGTTCACGGCACCGCGTCCCGCGCACATCTTCGGACTGCTCACCAGTGGGCCTCTTTTCGTTGCACAAATCGGCTCGCCCGAAGAAGCGGTGCAGTCAGCGCTGAAACTTGAAGTTATTAGCCCACTCGACGTCGCACGTTTGCTTGTCCCGCGTCCGCTCGATGCCGCCAAGGGACAATTCGGTCGTGTGCTGGTCCTTGGCGGGTCGATCGGTAAGGCCGGTGCCGCCGGAATGGCGGGCCTCGCGACGCTGCGTGCCGGCGCTGGATTGGCGACAGTTGCCATACCGGGTTCTGTGCTCTCCACCGTGGCGATGGTCGCTCCGGAGATCATGACCGAACCGCTCGCGGAAACCATCGAGGGAACCATTTCGCTGAAAGCGCTCGAAAATCAGCGGCTCGAGAAATTGCTGGAGTACAAGACAGCGGTAGCAATCGGCCCCGGAATTTCGATCAACCAGGAGACCGTGCAGTTCGTCCGCGCGGCCGTACACAAGATCAACATCCCCATCGTGCTCGACGCCGACGGTCTCAACGCCTTCGCCGGTGCGCTCGACAAACTCGATGGCAGCAAGCGCCCATTAATCCTCACTCCACACTCCGGCGAAATGTCGCGCCTGATGGGCGTTCCGCGCGAGGACATCGAGAAAGCCCGCATCGACGCCGCCCGAAAATTCGCAGCCGCTCGCAAACTGATAGTCGTCCTGAAGGGGCATCCCACGGTCGTTGCCCTACCGGACGGCACCTGTTTCGCGAATCCGACAGGTAATCCCGCCATGGCCACAGCCGGCTCCGGCGACATCCTCACCGGCCTGATCCTCGGCATGCTCTCGCAATTCCCGGAAAAAGTGGTTGAATCGGTCTGCGCCGCCGTCTATCTCCACGGCCTCGCCGGAGACGTCGCGCGCGACGCGTTGGGCGAGCAATCAGTGATTGCAACCGATTTGATCCGTTATCTTCCCGAAGCCATTCGCCGCGCAAAAGCTTGGGCGGAGCAGAAGGTATTGAGAGTTTACTAG
- a CDS encoding amino acid permease yields MGLTSATMLVMGSMIGSGIYIVSAEIAREVQSPALLIGAWVITGIMTIIGGLAYGELSAMMPKAGGQYIFLRESLGPLWGFLYGWTYFLVIQCGTIAAVGVAMGKFLGVFFPSIASEHWLTFHYKMPAILIGPMVFGNMDVGLNTQNLVAIVTIVLLSLVNVYGVKTGAFVQDVFTFAKTAALIGLIFLGYFLGRNAIALAANFGHNFWQNAGLGSLHTIPVGLAGTTATVGVFTILAVAQVGSLFSADAWNSVTFTAAEVKNPHRNLPLALAIGTGTVILLYIFANVIYLCALPLFGDPHGTTVLSRGIQYASEDRVATAVAQQMFGEIGASLIAIAILVSTFGCNNGLILSGARCYYAMARDGLFFKPVGKLHPKYKTPHISLAVQAGWACVLCLSGSYGQLLDYTMFATVLFYILTLGGLFVLRRTRPDAPRPYKAFGYPYLPAIYILMAVFIDVVWLRYKPQYTWPGLIIVLLGIPVYFWWSRGAQAQQARQT; encoded by the coding sequence ATGGGCCTGACCAGCGCCACCATGCTCGTCATGGGCTCCATGATCGGCTCGGGAATCTATATCGTCTCAGCCGAAATCGCTCGCGAGGTGCAATCGCCGGCCCTGCTGATTGGAGCCTGGGTCATCACCGGCATCATGACCATCATCGGCGGCCTTGCATATGGCGAACTCTCGGCAATGATGCCGAAGGCCGGTGGGCAGTACATCTTTCTTCGCGAATCTCTCGGCCCCTTGTGGGGCTTCCTCTATGGCTGGACTTATTTCCTCGTAATCCAGTGTGGCACCATCGCGGCAGTGGGCGTGGCCATGGGCAAGTTCCTCGGCGTCTTCTTCCCGTCGATTGCCTCGGAGCATTGGCTGACCTTCCATTACAAGATGCCGGCAATTCTGATCGGCCCCATGGTGTTCGGCAACATGGACGTGGGGCTGAACACCCAAAACCTGGTCGCGATCGTCACAATTGTCCTCCTCTCCCTTGTTAACGTTTACGGAGTAAAGACCGGGGCGTTCGTGCAGGACGTATTCACTTTCGCCAAGACGGCCGCCCTCATCGGACTCATCTTCCTTGGATATTTCCTGGGGCGAAACGCCATCGCCCTGGCGGCGAACTTCGGACATAACTTCTGGCAGAACGCAGGCTTGGGTTCTCTTCACACGATCCCGGTAGGCCTCGCTGGGACCACCGCAACAGTCGGGGTATTCACCATCCTCGCCGTGGCGCAGGTCGGATCGCTGTTTTCAGCTGACGCCTGGAACAGCGTGACCTTTACCGCCGCGGAGGTGAAGAACCCGCACCGTAATCTGCCCCTCGCGTTGGCGATCGGAACTGGAACGGTCATCCTGCTCTATATCTTCGCCAACGTGATCTACCTCTGCGCGCTGCCCCTGTTCGGCGACCCCCATGGGACGACGGTGTTGTCTCGCGGCATTCAGTACGCCTCCGAGGACCGGGTGGCCACGGCTGTGGCCCAGCAGATGTTTGGGGAGATAGGCGCTTCGCTGATTGCGATCGCAATACTCGTTTCCACCTTTGGGTGCAATAACGGCCTGATCCTATCCGGCGCACGCTGCTATTACGCCATGGCTCGCGACGGATTGTTCTTCAAGCCCGTCGGAAAACTGCATCCAAAATACAAGACGCCCCACATATCACTGGCCGTACAGGCAGGTTGGGCCTGTGTCCTTTGCCTCAGCGGTAGCTACGGGCAATTGCTGGATTACACGATGTTCGCGACGGTGCTGTTCTATATTTTGACCCTGGGCGGATTGTTTGTTCTTCGCCGTACCCGGCCGGACGCACCGCGACCCTATAAGGCTTTCGGATATCCGTATTTGCCTGCCATTTACATTTTGATGGCGGTCTTCATTGATGTAGTCTGGTTGCGCTATAAACCCCAATACACTTGGCCGGGCCTGATTATTGTCCTACTCGGGATACCTGTGTACTTCTGGTGGTCCCGGGGCGCACAGGCGCAACAAGCCAGGCAGACGTAA
- a CDS encoding enoyl-ACP reductase, translated as MSHSLEGRNVVVFGVANKRSIAWAIAQQLQQAGANLAITYQNERLRAEAEDMIKSLPNSEAFQCDVSSDDEIAQLFDKLKARYGKLHALVHSVAYAPADELKNPFHLTSREGFRVAHDVSVYSLIALTRAAAPLMTEGGSVVTMSYFGAEKVVPNYNVMGVAKAALECTVRYLAWDLGPQNIRVNAISAGPIKTLAARGISGLSDMLKSHADRSPLKRNVDVDEVAATATFLCSPGGTGITGETIYVDCGYNIMGF; from the coding sequence ATGTCGCATTCCCTCGAGGGACGTAATGTCGTTGTTTTTGGAGTAGCCAACAAGCGCAGCATCGCGTGGGCGATTGCGCAGCAACTGCAGCAGGCCGGGGCGAACCTGGCGATCACGTACCAGAACGAGCGGCTTCGCGCGGAAGCCGAGGACATGATCAAATCGCTGCCGAACTCCGAGGCGTTTCAGTGCGACGTCTCCAGCGACGACGAAATCGCACAACTTTTTGACAAGCTCAAAGCGCGATACGGCAAACTGCACGCACTGGTTCATTCGGTGGCTTACGCGCCCGCCGATGAACTGAAGAACCCGTTTCATCTGACTTCTCGCGAGGGGTTCCGCGTTGCGCATGACGTCAGCGTTTACTCGCTGATCGCCCTCACGCGCGCCGCCGCACCGCTGATGACCGAGGGCGGCAGCGTGGTAACGATGAGTTATTTCGGCGCCGAAAAAGTTGTGCCGAATTACAACGTGATGGGCGTCGCTAAAGCCGCGCTGGAATGTACGGTGCGCTATCTCGCCTGGGACCTCGGACCGCAGAACATCCGCGTGAACGCCATTTCCGCCGGTCCGATCAAAACCCTTGCTGCACGCGGTATTTCAGGCCTGAGCGACATGCTGAAATCGCACGCAGACCGGTCACCGCTGAAACGCAATGTCGATGTTGACGAGGTCGCCGCAACGGCGACGTTCCTGTGCTCACCCGGGGGCACGGGGATCACGGGGGAGACGATCTACGTGGATTGCGGATACAACATCATGGGATTCTGA
- the tsaE gene encoding tRNA (adenosine(37)-N6)-threonylcarbamoyltransferase complex ATPase subunit type 1 TsaE, with amino-acid sequence MPTETFLTNSADETIALGAEVAPMLRGARIVLLRGDLGAGKTTLVKGIAEAFRAAAQEDVTSPTFTLIHEYRGPERTLYHIDLYRIDTERELATLGLEDLINEDGAILLIEWGEKFERLRKLRDLEIRLERTGDTSRKISVSS; translated from the coding sequence ATGCCTACCGAAACGTTTCTGACCAATTCCGCCGATGAGACCATCGCGTTGGGTGCGGAGGTTGCTCCCATGCTTCGCGGGGCACGCATTGTTCTGCTTCGCGGAGACCTCGGGGCAGGCAAGACGACGCTCGTGAAGGGGATTGCCGAGGCGTTTCGGGCGGCCGCGCAGGAAGACGTTACCAGCCCGACGTTCACCCTCATCCACGAATATCGCGGTCCGGAGCGGACGCTCTATCACATCGATCTGTATCGGATCGATACCGAACGCGAACTCGCGACGTTAGGGTTGGAAGACCTCATCAACGAAGATGGGGCGATCCTGCTGATCGAGTGGGGAGAGAAGTTCGAACGGCTAAGAAAGCTGCGCGACTTGGAGATCAGGCTCGAGCGGACGGGAGATACATCGCGAAAGATCAGCGTAAGTAGCTGA
- a CDS encoding potassium channel protein — MKALRNVKFLAVGILLLLVIGTLGFHFIEGWSYFDGLYMTLTTLTTIGYQETHPLSHAGRVFNVFMIVAGVGLVFLLIGSLTQALIEFEFEETFGRRRMEREIGRLSDHYIICGAGRVGRSVAHEFQRKPAPYLVVEANQAKAERYRTEFPLMIIGDAAQEAVLHQARIEHARGLVAATTTDASNTYIVLTARALNPKLKIIARASEEDAEKHLRTAGADAVVSPYTFAGHRIAHSFLRPNVVDFIDVAMVQQEKLGLEIEEIQIEPASSLAGQTVSGSKIRQDLGIIVLAIKRPGAPMHYNPASQDKIEAGDFLIVMGPPDQLRRMETIAGARA; from the coding sequence ATGAAGGCCCTGCGTAACGTCAAGTTCCTGGCCGTCGGAATTCTCCTGCTGCTCGTCATCGGCACGCTGGGATTCCACTTCATCGAAGGCTGGTCCTACTTCGATGGCCTGTACATGACGTTAACCACGCTGACGACGATCGGCTACCAGGAAACGCATCCTCTCTCGCACGCGGGACGCGTTTTCAACGTCTTCATGATCGTTGCCGGGGTCGGCCTGGTTTTTCTGCTGATCGGATCGCTAACGCAGGCGCTCATAGAATTCGAATTCGAAGAAACTTTTGGCAGGCGCAGAATGGAACGCGAAATTGGCCGTCTTTCCGATCACTACATCATTTGCGGCGCCGGTCGCGTCGGCCGCAGCGTAGCCCACGAATTTCAGCGCAAGCCGGCACCCTATCTCGTCGTTGAGGCAAACCAGGCGAAGGCCGAGCGCTATCGCACCGAATTCCCGCTCATGATCATTGGTGATGCTGCACAGGAAGCAGTATTGCACCAGGCGCGGATAGAACACGCCCGGGGACTCGTCGCCGCCACAACCACCGACGCCTCGAATACCTACATCGTGCTCACCGCCCGCGCACTCAATCCGAAGTTAAAAATAATCGCCCGCGCCAGCGAAGAAGACGCCGAGAAGCATCTCCGCACTGCCGGGGCCGATGCCGTCGTCTCCCCCTACACCTTCGCCGGGCATCGCATCGCCCACTCCTTCCTGCGGCCCAACGTAGTCGACTTCATCGACGTCGCCATGGTCCAGCAGGAAAAGCTTGGGCTGGAAATCGAGGAGATCCAAATCGAGCCGGCGTCGTCGCTCGCGGGTCAGACGGTGAGTGGCTCGAAGATTCGGCAGGACCTCGGCATCATCGTGCTTGCCATCAAGCGCCCGGGTGCCCCGATGCACTACAATCCTGCCTCACAGGACAAAATCGAAGCCGGCGACTTCCTCATCGTCATGGGGCCGCCGGACCAGTTGCGCCGCATGGAAACCATTGCCGGAGCCAGGGCCTGA
- a CDS encoding amino acid permease, with protein sequence MSKLLATKPLNVLMSEASETGEHSLKRALGPINLMTLGIGAIIGAGIFVLTGSAAAKYAGPAIVLSFVLSGIACVFAGLCYAEFASLIPIAGSAYTYGYATLGELFAWIIGWDLILEYAFGAATVASGWSGYFLSFLQDFGIRIPPRLTCAPSEQLVFYNGYWEHFERIKATLITNHVDPATLPHMTGLFNLVAFLAIIGVTIILVIGIKESANFNSAIVIVKVSIVLLFIGIAGHYAFTHWDQTLANWHPFIPKNKGGFGEYGWSGMARAASVVFFAYIGFDAVSTAAQEAKNPQKDMPIGILGSLVICTILYILVSGLLTGVVPYTALNVSDPVAIGIEATGVKWAAFFVKLGAIFGLATVMLVMLLGQSRVFYSMSRDGLLPRWAGAVHPRFRTPWISTILVGGFVAVFASLVPIDILGELVSIGTLLAFVIVCGGVWILRVRRPDLPRPFKTPMVPLVPILGMLVSLALMGFLPLDTWIRLLVWLVIGLVIYFSYSRHHSKVQALLGEKQVVAGD encoded by the coding sequence ATGTCGAAACTTCTGGCAACTAAACCTCTGAACGTACTCATGTCTGAGGCGTCGGAGACCGGCGAGCACAGCCTGAAACGTGCTTTAGGCCCGATCAATCTGATGACCCTCGGCATTGGCGCAATTATCGGCGCCGGGATTTTCGTCCTGACGGGTTCCGCCGCGGCAAAGTATGCAGGTCCTGCGATCGTCCTGTCATTCGTGCTCTCCGGAATCGCCTGCGTCTTTGCCGGCCTTTGTTATGCGGAGTTCGCCTCGCTGATTCCGATCGCGGGTTCGGCCTACACCTACGGATACGCTACCTTGGGCGAACTCTTTGCCTGGATCATCGGCTGGGACCTCATTCTCGAATATGCCTTCGGCGCTGCCACCGTCGCTTCCGGTTGGAGTGGTTACTTCCTGAGCTTCCTCCAGGACTTTGGCATACGAATCCCACCGCGGCTAACTTGTGCACCGAGTGAGCAACTGGTCTTCTATAACGGCTACTGGGAGCACTTCGAGAGGATCAAGGCCACCCTCATAACGAATCATGTGGACCCGGCGACGCTGCCGCACATGACGGGACTGTTCAATCTTGTTGCCTTCCTGGCGATTATCGGCGTCACCATAATCCTGGTCATTGGCATCAAGGAGTCCGCCAACTTCAACTCTGCGATCGTCATCGTAAAGGTCTCGATCGTCCTGCTCTTCATCGGGATCGCCGGTCACTACGCCTTCACGCACTGGGATCAGACATTGGCGAACTGGCATCCTTTTATTCCCAAGAACAAGGGGGGATTCGGAGAGTACGGGTGGAGCGGGATGGCCCGCGCTGCCAGTGTCGTGTTCTTCGCTTACATCGGGTTCGACGCCGTGTCGACCGCTGCCCAGGAAGCCAAGAATCCGCAGAAGGACATGCCGATCGGAATTCTTGGCTCATTGGTTATTTGCACCATCCTTTACATTCTCGTCTCCGGATTGCTGACGGGCGTGGTTCCCTACACGGCCCTGAACGTTTCCGATCCAGTGGCGATTGGCATTGAAGCAACAGGCGTCAAATGGGCGGCCTTCTTCGTGAAACTGGGCGCGATCTTCGGCCTTGCAACGGTCATGCTCGTGATGTTGCTGGGACAATCGCGTGTGTTCTATTCCATGTCTCGTGACGGCTTGCTGCCCCGCTGGGCGGGCGCGGTTCACCCGCGCTTCCGCACCCCCTGGATCTCGACGATCCTGGTCGGCGGTTTTGTCGCCGTCTTTGCGAGCCTGGTACCAATCGATATCCTGGGCGAGCTGGTTTCCATCGGAACGTTACTGGCTTTCGTAATCGTCTGCGGCGGCGTTTGGATCCTTCGCGTGCGGCGGCCGGATCTCCCTCGGCCGTTCAAAACCCCGATGGTACCTCTCGTTCCGATTCTTGGAATGCTCGTTTCACTGGCCCTGATGGGCTTCCTGCCGCTCGACACCTGGATTCGCCTGCTCGTCTGGTTGGTCATCGGCTTGGTCATCTATTTCAGCTACAGCCGTCACCACAGCAAGGTACAGGCGCTCCTCGGAGAAAAGCAGGTTGTGGCCGGGGATTAG
- the thiE gene encoding thiamine phosphate synthase, translating into MTDRPLHLPRLYAIIDTGLLADRTSPDQLTTAICDFALELASSGVTLFQYRAKNMSSRDMLSHARELRRVLGPDRTLFMNDRADLCLAAGFDGVHLGQEDLSPEGARAVLGNHCWIGVSTHNADQARLAAMGPADYIAIGPVFTTSTKENPDPVVGLEGVRAARALTSKPLVAIGGITRANARSVIDAGADSVAVIGDLLHDPAHASEQFLRLLV; encoded by the coding sequence ATGACCGATCGTCCTCTCCATTTGCCTCGGCTTTACGCGATCATCGATACCGGTTTGCTCGCGGACCGAACTTCTCCGGACCAACTAACCACAGCCATTTGCGATTTTGCCCTCGAACTCGCTTCCTCTGGCGTCACTCTCTTTCAATACCGCGCCAAGAATATGAGTTCCCGGGACATGCTCTCGCATGCACGAGAGCTGCGGCGCGTCCTCGGTCCAGATCGAACCCTCTTCATGAATGACCGCGCCGATCTCTGCCTCGCCGCAGGCTTCGACGGCGTTCATCTTGGCCAGGAAGACCTTTCCCCGGAAGGCGCCCGCGCTGTCCTTGGAAACCATTGCTGGATCGGGGTTTCCACGCACAATGCCGATCAGGCAAGGCTGGCCGCCATGGGTCCCGCGGATTACATCGCAATCGGCCCCGTATTCACGACTTCTACCAAGGAAAACCCTGACCCGGTCGTCGGGTTAGAAGGTGTCAGGGCCGCTCGAGCGCTCACGTCAAAACCGCTGGTCGCGATTGGCGGCATCACTCGGGCAAATGCCCGGTCCGTAATCGACGCCGGCGCCGATTCGGTGGCGGTTATTGGCGATCTGTTGCATGATCCGGCACACGCATCCGAGCAATTTCTCCGGCTTTTGGTGTAA
- the accB gene encoding acetyl-CoA carboxylase biotin carboxyl carrier protein: MNSKEIKELVEFLIEKDVTEFELERGDVKMRIKRGQQVQVVQAPVAPMMAAPVMAPAVAAMAAPAAPAASPVATPGPSAPATPAEEEGLHHVKSPIVGTFYEAPSPGAPPFVKPGDHVAAGQVLCIVEAMKLMNEIESDVAGEVVKALVANGQPVEYGQPLFAVRPK; the protein is encoded by the coding sequence ATGAATTCAAAAGAAATCAAAGAACTTGTTGAATTCCTGATCGAGAAGGACGTTACGGAGTTCGAGTTGGAACGCGGTGACGTCAAAATGCGGATCAAGCGCGGCCAGCAGGTGCAAGTCGTCCAAGCACCGGTTGCGCCAATGATGGCCGCTCCAGTTATGGCTCCAGCCGTCGCTGCCATGGCAGCGCCGGCAGCACCCGCGGCGAGCCCGGTTGCGACACCTGGTCCTTCTGCCCCGGCGACGCCCGCCGAGGAAGAGGGACTGCATCACGTCAAGTCGCCGATCGTGGGCACGTTCTACGAGGCACCTTCGCCGGGTGCGCCGCCATTCGTCAAGCCGGGCGACCACGTTGCTGCCGGTCAAGTATTGTGCATCGTGGAAGCGATGAAGCTGATGAACGAGATCGAGTCGGATGTCGCCGGCGAAGTTGTGAAAGCGCTGGTCGCGAATGGACAACCAGTTGAGTATGGGCAGCCGCTCTTCGCGGTAAGACCGAAGTAA
- the accC gene encoding acetyl-CoA carboxylase biotin carboxylase subunit, whose protein sequence is MFKKILIANRGEIALRVICACKELGIRAVAIYSEADRNSLHVRFADEAICIGPPRPSDSYLNIPAVISAAEIANVDAIHPGYGLLSENANFAEVCETCGIKFIGPPPDVIRMMGEKEKARMAMKKAGVPILPGSEGVIGGEDEALEWAKSVGYPVIVKASAGGGGRGMRVIRAPEELPNLFRAAQTEAANAFGNGDLYMEKFIETPRHIEFQILADAHGNVVSLGERECSIQRRHQKLIEEAPSVMVTPELRAEIGGILQKTMSAIGYVNAGTVEFLMDENRKLNFIEMNTRIQVEHPVTEMTTDVDLVKSQIMIAAGEKLSSVLHGPILSRGHAIECRINAEHPEKFTPSAGKINTYNIPGGTGIRVDTAQYAEGVVPPYYDSLIAKLVARGRDRAEAISRMQRALDMFIVEGIYTTIPLHRRIMADPDFRAGRFDTKFMERFLNKAAESKAGK, encoded by the coding sequence ATGTTCAAGAAAATTCTAATTGCTAATCGCGGAGAGATTGCGCTCCGCGTCATTTGTGCCTGCAAGGAACTGGGCATCCGGGCGGTCGCCATTTATAGCGAAGCAGATCGCAATTCGCTCCACGTCCGCTTTGCCGACGAGGCGATTTGCATCGGGCCGCCGCGCCCGAGCGACAGTTACCTTAATATTCCGGCCGTCATCAGCGCCGCCGAAATCGCCAACGTCGACGCCATTCACCCCGGCTACGGCCTGCTGAGTGAAAACGCCAATTTCGCCGAAGTTTGCGAGACCTGCGGCATCAAGTTCATCGGCCCGCCGCCGGACGTAATCCGCATGATGGGTGAAAAAGAAAAGGCCCGCATGGCGATGAAGAAGGCCGGCGTGCCCATCCTGCCGGGCTCCGAAGGCGTCATCGGCGGCGAAGACGAAGCCTTGGAATGGGCGAAGTCGGTCGGCTATCCCGTCATCGTGAAGGCTTCAGCCGGCGGCGGCGGTCGCGGCATGAGGGTGATTCGTGCGCCAGAAGAGTTGCCGAACCTCTTTCGGGCCGCCCAGACTGAAGCCGCGAATGCCTTCGGCAACGGCGATCTCTACATGGAGAAGTTCATCGAGACGCCGCGCCACATCGAGTTCCAGATCCTTGCCGATGCCCATGGCAATGTCGTCAGTCTCGGGGAGCGCGAATGCAGCATCCAGCGCCGCCATCAAAAACTCATCGAAGAAGCACCCTCGGTAATGGTCACCCCCGAACTTCGTGCAGAAATCGGCGGCATCCTGCAAAAGACGATGTCGGCGATCGGTTACGTGAACGCGGGCACCGTCGAGTTCCTGATGGACGAGAACCGCAAGCTCAACTTCATCGAGATGAACACGCGCATTCAGGTGGAGCACCCGGTCACAGAGATGACCACGGACGTCGACCTGGTGAAGAGCCAGATTATGATCGCCGCCGGCGAGAAGTTGAGTTCTGTATTACACGGTCCAATCCTTTCCCGCGGCCACGCCATCGAGTGCCGTATCAACGCCGAGCATCCCGAAAAGTTCACGCCTTCCGCGGGCAAGATCAATACATACAATATCCCCGGCGGAACCGGCATCCGCGTCGATACCGCCCAATATGCAGAAGGTGTCGTGCCGCCCTACTACGACTCGCTGATCGCAAAACTGGTGGCGCGCGGACGCGACCGCGCCGAGGCGATTTCGCGCATGCAGCGGGCGCTCGACATGTTTATTGTCGAAGGCATTTACACGACGATTCCTCTGCACCGGCGCATCATGGCCGATCCCGATTTCCGTGCCGGTAGGTTCGATACCAAGTTCATGGAACGCTTCCTGAACAAAGCAGCGGAATCGAAGGCCGGGAAATAG
- a CDS encoding Xaa-Pro peptidase family protein, translating to MDYSGRIAQLRLAMQKARCDALLVTHLPNVRYLCGFTGSAGVLLLSSRSFFFTDGRYAEQAAKEVVGAKVVITKSPALTAAAKQAGRMKRGHLGIEADHLSVTAAEAVADALPKGVRLASTRSIVEQLRMIKEPVEIELLRAAIDLGCELLPVAQKAIRPGGKEVEVAAKLEFAARKAGAQAMSFETIVAAGPRSALPHGVASEAPIPANGFVVLDYGVILHGYCSDMTRTVHVGRADQEERDLYRAVLDAQLAAIAACLPGAKLTEVDSAARDVLKQAKLDKFFTHSTGHGVGLEIHELPRVAQGQKEILRPGMVITIEPGIYQAGKRGIRIEDVVAITETGYDLLTSARKELIEI from the coding sequence ATGGATTACTCTGGCCGCATTGCACAGCTTAGGCTCGCGATGCAAAAGGCGCGCTGCGACGCCCTGCTCGTCACCCATCTTCCGAATGTTCGGTATCTCTGCGGATTCACCGGTAGCGCGGGCGTCCTCTTACTGTCATCGAGAAGCTTCTTCTTCACCGACGGACGCTATGCCGAGCAGGCCGCCAAAGAGGTGGTTGGGGCAAAGGTCGTCATCACCAAGAGTCCCGCACTTACCGCCGCAGCTAAACAGGCAGGCCGAATGAAACGGGGCCATCTCGGCATCGAGGCTGATCATTTGAGCGTCACCGCGGCCGAGGCCGTTGCAGACGCGTTGCCCAAGGGCGTTCGTCTGGCTTCGACGCGCAGCATTGTCGAACAACTGCGAATGATCAAGGAACCGGTCGAAATCGAACTCCTCCGCGCGGCGATTGATCTGGGTTGTGAACTCCTGCCGGTCGCGCAGAAAGCGATCCGCCCTGGTGGCAAGGAAGTTGAGGTTGCGGCGAAGCTTGAATTCGCGGCGCGTAAAGCTGGAGCGCAGGCGATGTCCTTCGAAACCATCGTCGCCGCTGGTCCAAGGTCGGCGCTGCCCCACGGCGTGGCGAGCGAGGCGCCTATCCCGGCTAACGGATTCGTGGTCTTGGACTACGGTGTTATACTGCATGGTTATTGCTCGGACATGACCCGCACTGTGCACGTTGGTCGGGCGGATCAGGAAGAGCGCGATCTGTACCGGGCGGTGCTGGACGCTCAGTTGGCGGCCATCGCAGCCTGTCTCCCGGGTGCGAAACTGACCGAGGTCGATTCGGCGGCCCGGGACGTCCTGAAACAGGCGAAGTTGGACAAGTTTTTTACGCATTCAACGGGGCACGGGGTGGGGTTGGAGATTCACGAGCTTCCACGCGTCGCCCAAGGGCAAAAGGAAATTCTGCGGCCCGGCATGGTCATCACCATTGAGCCGGGAATTTACCAGGCGGGCAAGCGCGGTATCCGCATCGAGGACGTAGTTGCTATAACCGAGACCGGCTACGATCTGCTGACGTCCGCCAGAAAAGAACTGATCGAAATCTGA